A stretch of DNA from Tsuneonella amylolytica:
TTATGTGTCAGCCGGGCGACAGCTTCGATCAGCACAGAGTAGCCCTTCTCCGGCGATAAGCGCCCCACGCAAACGATATAGAGCGCCCGATCGACCATCGCTCCGTGGTCGCGGCGTGGCGGCATCGCGGAGAGGTCGATCCCACACCGAACGATCGCAAGGCGGTCCCAACAGTACGGCTGAGTAATACGCATTGCCTGTGCCAACATGAATCTGCTCGCGCTCGCGACGAAGGCGGCGTTCCCGATCTTGTCCGGCAGTAGGAGGCCGGCCGGATAATCGGTTTCCGAAATTCCATGCAACGTCATGCTCCATGGGATGTCGGCCAGTTTTGCCGCGAGCATGGCGACCGTAGCGCCGCTATTAGCGAAATGCGAATGCAGCACGGTTGCTTCGCATTCGACGAGCATGCGGGAAAGCACCATTGCTTCGACGAAATGGAACTGCGACCAGACGAGCCCCCGCCAACCCGGGGGACGGTGCGACAACGCGCGCACCCATGTCTGCATCGCTCGCAAAGGATGCCGGGCCAAGTTCCACAGGATCGCCGCTGCGAATCGCGTCAGCGGCTCTTTCAATATAATGCTGACCGGTTCTTCGCCCATGCGGTTATTACCGCGAACGGAAAATGGTCGAACGGTTTCACCCAAGCTGCGCAGTCCATCGACTTCGCGCCGTACGAACGTATGCGAGGGCGCGTGGTAATCACTGACCAGATAGGCGATCGTGCTCATTTGTAGAAGATCGTTCCGCTACGCCGGCCGCGCAAACGCGACATGAGGAAGCGCCCTGCCCCGACCGTCTCCGCGATTTTGCCAACCACCAACAAGCCTGCTTCCCGTGGGTCCGTTCGCATCGATAGTCGAACCCATTGCACGAACCAGATGATTGGTGCGGCAAGCAACGCCCTCGGTCCGAAGAGACTCGCCAGCAGTATCGCCAACACGATTACACCCAAAGTCCAGAAGAGCGCTCGAGCAAGCGACCGGGCGTAGAGTGGCCTTGGGGTAAGGCGCGTCCGGTCCCAGACCTGCGCGTAGCCGAAACCTCCGCGCACCGTACGCAGCCACCATTGGCGGAAGCGATGCATGTCGGCATCGTGGACGGTCATGGGGCAATCGAGCCGCCAGATTTTCCAGCCGGCGGTGCGGAGCCGACTGCACATCTCCGGTTCCTCACCTGCAATCATGGCGGCATCGAACCCGCCCACCTCGCGGAAGGCCAAGGCTCGAAGCATGGCATCGCCGCCGCAAGATGCGGCTTCGCCGACGGGAGTGTCCCATTCACGGTCCGCAAGCGCATTATAGAATGATGC
This window harbors:
- a CDS encoding glycosyltransferase family 4 protein translates to MSTIAYLVSDYHAPSHTFVRREVDGLRSLGETVRPFSVRGNNRMGEEPVSIILKEPLTRFAAAILWNLARHPLRAMQTWVRALSHRPPGWRGLVWSQFHFVEAMVLSRMLVECEATVLHSHFANSGATVAMLAAKLADIPWSMTLHGISETDYPAGLLLPDKIGNAAFVASASRFMLAQAMRITQPYCWDRLAIVRCGIDLSAMPPRRDHGAMVDRALYIVCVGRLSPEKGYSVLIEAVARLTHKGHRVTVDIVGDGPGRDDVEMAIREAGLPDAIRLLGAMPEARTLETIAGADIMVLPSFMEGLPVVVMEAMAIGVPVIASRVAGIPELIEDEVTGLTVTPTDDSALASAIERLAADEDLRRKIVAAGKERVFAEHSIAETAYRMKALFDKVRAR
- a CDS encoding glycosyltransferase, giving the protein MSERQKIGVVVIGRNEGERLKCCLRSIPTGLTTVYVDSASTDGSVEHARSLGTHVVELDLAVPFTAARARNEGAARLLSLKPDVAFIQFVDGDCEFETGWLSAAKEFLTIRPDVAVVCGRRSERFPEASFYNALADREWDTPVGEAASCGGDAMLRALAFREVGGFDAAMIAGEEPEMCSRLRTAGWKIWRLDCPMTVHDADMHRFRQWWLRTVRGGFGYAQVWDRTRLTPRPLYARSLARALFWTLGVIVLAILLASLFGPRALLAAPIIWFVQWVRLSMRTDPREAGLLVVGKIAETVGAGRFLMSRLRGRRSGTIFYK